A single region of the Serinus canaria isolate serCan28SL12 chromosome 1, serCan2020, whole genome shotgun sequence genome encodes:
- the TMEM39A gene encoding transmembrane protein 39A isoform X1, with the protein MFLPPLQIWESFWIVVWVSGHSLLEALEVDWFLVMPGGRRGPSRQQLSRSALPSLQTLVGGSCGNGTGLRNRNGSAISLSAPPITALITPEPVRHCRIPELPLDGSLLFEFLFFIYLLVALFIQYINIYKTVWWYPYNHPASCTSLNFHLIDYHLAAFITVMLARRLVWAIISEASQVGATSLMCYMVRLVLLTLCGWVLCWTLVNLFRSHSVLNLLFLGYPFGVYVPLCCFHQDSRAQPLPADCGYLVQDQVADDGASAVSSLVKDFFSLLWESLREQFNNPTSIPTHSCPLSPDLIRNEVECLKADFNRRIKEVLFNSLFSAYYVAFLPLCFVKSTQYYDMRWSCEHLIMVWINAFVMLTTQLLPPKYCDLLHRSAAHLGKWQKLEHGSYSNAPQHIWSENTIWPQGVLVRRSRCLYKAVGPYNVAVPSDVSHARFYFLFHRPLRLLNLLILIEGSVVCYQLYSLLRSEKWNHTLSMALILFCNYYVLFKLLRDRIVLGRAYSYPLNNYGLKAH; encoded by the exons ATGTTTCTGCCTCCGTTGCAGATTTGGGAAAGCTTTTGGATTGTTGTCTGGGTGTCAGGGCACAGCCTGCTGGAGGCACTGGAAGTGGACTGGTTCCTGGTCATGCCCGGTGGAAGGAGGGGACCCAGCCGGCAGCAGCTAAGCCGTTCAGCTTTGCCTTCTCTCCAGACTCTGGTTGGCGGGAGCTGTGGAAACGGTACTGGTTTGAGAAACAG GAATGGTAGTGCCATCAGCCTGTCGGCGCCTCCAATCACAGCACTGATTACTCCAGAGCCTGTGCGTCACTGCCGGATCCCTGAACTGCCGTTGGATGGGAGCCTTCTCTTTGAATTCCTGTTCTTCATCTACCTTCTGGTAGCCCTCTTCATTCAGTACATCAACATCTACAAGACTGTCTGGTGGTACCCATACAATCACCCTGCTTCCTGCACCTCACTG aATTTTCACCTCATTGACTACCACCTGGCGGCGTTCATCACAGTGATGCTGGCACGGAGGCTGGTGTGGGCCATTATCTCTGAG GCCTCTCAGGTGGGTGCAACATCGCTGATGTGCTACATGGTGCGCCTGGTGCTGCTCACCCTCTGTGGATGGGTGCTCTGCTGGACTCTGGTCAACCTCTTCCGCAGCCATTCTGTTCTCAACCTTCTCTTCCTGGGCTACCC GTTTGGTGTCTAcgtccctctgtgctgcttccaccaggacagcagagcacagcctctACCTGCAGACTGTGGTTACTTGGTACAGGACCAGGTGGCGGATGATGGGGCTTCAGCTGTCAGCAGCCTGGTCAAAGACTTCTTCTCGCTTCTGTGGGAATCCCTGAGAGAACAGTTCAATAATCCTACGTCTATCCCCACCCACAGCTGCCCCCTTTCCCCAGATCTTATCCGCAATGAGGTGGAGTGCCTAAAAGCAGACTTCAACCGCAGGATCAAGGAAGTTCTCTTCAACTCTCTCTTTAGTGCCTACTATGTGGCATTCCTGCCACTGTGCTTTGTGAAG AGCACCCAGTACTATGACATGCGCTGGTCCTGTGAGCACCTCATCATGGTGTGGATCAATGCCTTTGTCATGCTCACCAcgcagctgctgcctcccaagTACTGTGACCTGCTCCACAGGTCTGCCGCCCATCTCGGCAAGTGGCAGAAACTAGAACACGGCTCCTACAGCAATGCTCCACAGCACAT CTGGTCAGAAAACACAATATGGCCACAGGGAGTTCTGGTGCGACGGAGCCGGTGCCTGTATAAAGCAGTTGGGCCTTACAACGTAGCAGTGCCTTCAGACGTGTCCCATGCCCGCTTTTAT TTCCTCTTTCACCGTCCCTTACGGCTGCTCAACCTGCTGATTCTCATCGAAGGCAGTGTGGTCTGCTACCAGCTTTACTCCCTGCTGCGCTCAGAGAAGTGGAACCACACCCTCTCCATGGCCCTCATCCTTTTCTGCAATTATTATGTCTTATTTAAGCTCCTCCGGGACAGGATAGTATTAGGCAGGGCATACTCATACCCACTTAATAACTATGGACTCAAGGCACACTAG
- the TMEM39A gene encoding transmembrane protein 39A isoform X2, with protein MPGGRRGPSRQQLSRSALPSLQTLVGGSCGNGTGLRNRNGSAISLSAPPITALITPEPVRHCRIPELPLDGSLLFEFLFFIYLLVALFIQYINIYKTVWWYPYNHPASCTSLNFHLIDYHLAAFITVMLARRLVWAIISEASQVGATSLMCYMVRLVLLTLCGWVLCWTLVNLFRSHSVLNLLFLGYPFGVYVPLCCFHQDSRAQPLPADCGYLVQDQVADDGASAVSSLVKDFFSLLWESLREQFNNPTSIPTHSCPLSPDLIRNEVECLKADFNRRIKEVLFNSLFSAYYVAFLPLCFVKSTQYYDMRWSCEHLIMVWINAFVMLTTQLLPPKYCDLLHRSAAHLGKWQKLEHGSYSNAPQHIWSENTIWPQGVLVRRSRCLYKAVGPYNVAVPSDVSHARFYFLFHRPLRLLNLLILIEGSVVCYQLYSLLRSEKWNHTLSMALILFCNYYVLFKLLRDRIVLGRAYSYPLNNYGLKAH; from the exons ATGCCCGGTGGAAGGAGGGGACCCAGCCGGCAGCAGCTAAGCCGTTCAGCTTTGCCTTCTCTCCAGACTCTGGTTGGCGGGAGCTGTGGAAACGGTACTGGTTTGAGAAACAG GAATGGTAGTGCCATCAGCCTGTCGGCGCCTCCAATCACAGCACTGATTACTCCAGAGCCTGTGCGTCACTGCCGGATCCCTGAACTGCCGTTGGATGGGAGCCTTCTCTTTGAATTCCTGTTCTTCATCTACCTTCTGGTAGCCCTCTTCATTCAGTACATCAACATCTACAAGACTGTCTGGTGGTACCCATACAATCACCCTGCTTCCTGCACCTCACTG aATTTTCACCTCATTGACTACCACCTGGCGGCGTTCATCACAGTGATGCTGGCACGGAGGCTGGTGTGGGCCATTATCTCTGAG GCCTCTCAGGTGGGTGCAACATCGCTGATGTGCTACATGGTGCGCCTGGTGCTGCTCACCCTCTGTGGATGGGTGCTCTGCTGGACTCTGGTCAACCTCTTCCGCAGCCATTCTGTTCTCAACCTTCTCTTCCTGGGCTACCC GTTTGGTGTCTAcgtccctctgtgctgcttccaccaggacagcagagcacagcctctACCTGCAGACTGTGGTTACTTGGTACAGGACCAGGTGGCGGATGATGGGGCTTCAGCTGTCAGCAGCCTGGTCAAAGACTTCTTCTCGCTTCTGTGGGAATCCCTGAGAGAACAGTTCAATAATCCTACGTCTATCCCCACCCACAGCTGCCCCCTTTCCCCAGATCTTATCCGCAATGAGGTGGAGTGCCTAAAAGCAGACTTCAACCGCAGGATCAAGGAAGTTCTCTTCAACTCTCTCTTTAGTGCCTACTATGTGGCATTCCTGCCACTGTGCTTTGTGAAG AGCACCCAGTACTATGACATGCGCTGGTCCTGTGAGCACCTCATCATGGTGTGGATCAATGCCTTTGTCATGCTCACCAcgcagctgctgcctcccaagTACTGTGACCTGCTCCACAGGTCTGCCGCCCATCTCGGCAAGTGGCAGAAACTAGAACACGGCTCCTACAGCAATGCTCCACAGCACAT CTGGTCAGAAAACACAATATGGCCACAGGGAGTTCTGGTGCGACGGAGCCGGTGCCTGTATAAAGCAGTTGGGCCTTACAACGTAGCAGTGCCTTCAGACGTGTCCCATGCCCGCTTTTAT TTCCTCTTTCACCGTCCCTTACGGCTGCTCAACCTGCTGATTCTCATCGAAGGCAGTGTGGTCTGCTACCAGCTTTACTCCCTGCTGCGCTCAGAGAAGTGGAACCACACCCTCTCCATGGCCCTCATCCTTTTCTGCAATTATTATGTCTTATTTAAGCTCCTCCGGGACAGGATAGTATTAGGCAGGGCATACTCATACCCACTTAATAACTATGGACTCAAGGCACACTAG